In Apium graveolens cultivar Ventura chromosome 10, ASM990537v1, whole genome shotgun sequence, the following are encoded in one genomic region:
- the LOC141688985 gene encoding uncharacterized protein LOC141688985 isoform X1, whose amino-acid sequence MDRYRKVQKTKAESVINENEIRITSQGFVRNYISYATSLLQENDGREIVLKAMGPAINKAVAITEIIKRRIPQLHQDTVISSVKIVDVYEPIEEGLLPVETSRNVSMVSITLSTKELNKNSPGYQAPAAAEQVKQQQSRTQHIYQQQQPPRQHNYQQRPRNNYQQQHTSRPQNNYQQEQPSKPQSNYQQQQPSRPQNNQQQQSSRPLNYYQQQLQSRPQNNNQQQSRRQDQQQPVARQAHQSYDVADEDMYGRGRGGYRGRGRGRGWSRGGNGNYEGNNRGNYQGNYQGEGDGARGGRRGRGYGRSHGRMGSYARDDSYQRE is encoded by the exons ATGGATAGATACAGAAAAGTGCAGAAAACAAAGGCGGAGAGCGTGATTAACGAGAATGAGATACGAATCACTTCGCAAGGCTTTGTACGCAACTATATCAGCTACGCTACTTCCCTTCTTCAG GAGAACGATGGACGTGAAATTGTACTCAAGGCAATGGGACCAGCAATAAACAAGGCGGTAGCCATCACAGAGATTATTAAG AGGCGAATTCCCCAATTGCACCAAGATACTGTCATCAGTTCAGTCAAAATAGTGGATGTCTATGAGCCTATTGAGGAAGGTCTTCTGCC TGTCGAGACTAGTCGTAATGTCTCAATGGTTTCAATCACCCTATCAACAAAGGAGCTGAACAAGAATTCACCAGG GTATCAAGCTCCAGCTGCTGCAGAACAAGTGAAACAACAGCAATCAAGGACACAACACATTTATCAGCAGCAGCAGCCACCAAGGCAACACAATTATCAGCAACGGCCACGAAACAATTACCAACAACAGCACACCTCTAGGCCGCAGAACAATTATCAACAAGAGCAGCCCTCGAAGCCGCAGAGCAATTATCAGCAACAGCAGCCTTCAAGGCCACAGAACAATCAGCAACAGCAATCCTCAAGGCCACTGAACTATTATCAGCAACAGCTGCAGTCAAGGCCGCAGAACAATAATCAGCAGCAATCAAGGAGACAGGATCAGCAGCAACCTGTTGCTAGACAAGCTCACCAAAGTTATGATGTAGCTGATGAAG ATATGTATGGGCGAGGCCGTGGTGGGTATCGTGGTAGAGGGAGAGGACGAGGTTGGAGTAGAGGTGGAAATGGTAACTACGAGGGGAATAATCGTGGAAACTATCAAGGCAACTATCAAG GTGAAGGAGATGGAGCACGAGGTGGACGAAGGGGAAGAGGTTATGGCCGTAGTCATGGAAGGATGGGAAGCTATGCCAGGGACGATAGCTACCAGAGGGAGTGA
- the LOC141688985 gene encoding uncharacterized protein LOC141688985 isoform X2: MDRYRKVQKTKAESVINENEIRITSQGFVRNYISYATSLLQENDGREIVLKAMGPAINKAVAITEIIKRRIPQLHQDTVISSVKIVDVYEPIEEGLLPVETSRNVSMVSITLSTKELNKNSPGYQAPAAAEQVKQQQSRTQHIYQQQQPPRQHNYQQRPRNNYQQQHTSRPQNNYQQEQPSKPQSNYQQQQPSRPQNNQQQQSSRPLNYYQQQLQSRPQNNNQQQSRRQDQQQPVARQAHQSYDVADEDMYGRGRGGYRGRGRGRGWSRGGNGNYEGNNRGNYQGEGDGARGGRRGRGYGRSHGRMGSYARDDSYQRE; encoded by the exons ATGGATAGATACAGAAAAGTGCAGAAAACAAAGGCGGAGAGCGTGATTAACGAGAATGAGATACGAATCACTTCGCAAGGCTTTGTACGCAACTATATCAGCTACGCTACTTCCCTTCTTCAG GAGAACGATGGACGTGAAATTGTACTCAAGGCAATGGGACCAGCAATAAACAAGGCGGTAGCCATCACAGAGATTATTAAG AGGCGAATTCCCCAATTGCACCAAGATACTGTCATCAGTTCAGTCAAAATAGTGGATGTCTATGAGCCTATTGAGGAAGGTCTTCTGCC TGTCGAGACTAGTCGTAATGTCTCAATGGTTTCAATCACCCTATCAACAAAGGAGCTGAACAAGAATTCACCAGG GTATCAAGCTCCAGCTGCTGCAGAACAAGTGAAACAACAGCAATCAAGGACACAACACATTTATCAGCAGCAGCAGCCACCAAGGCAACACAATTATCAGCAACGGCCACGAAACAATTACCAACAACAGCACACCTCTAGGCCGCAGAACAATTATCAACAAGAGCAGCCCTCGAAGCCGCAGAGCAATTATCAGCAACAGCAGCCTTCAAGGCCACAGAACAATCAGCAACAGCAATCCTCAAGGCCACTGAACTATTATCAGCAACAGCTGCAGTCAAGGCCGCAGAACAATAATCAGCAGCAATCAAGGAGACAGGATCAGCAGCAACCTGTTGCTAGACAAGCTCACCAAAGTTATGATGTAGCTGATGAAG ATATGTATGGGCGAGGCCGTGGTGGGTATCGTGGTAGAGGGAGAGGACGAGGTTGGAGTAGAGGTGGAAATGGTAACTACGAGGGGAATAATCGTGGAAACTATCAAG GTGAAGGAGATGGAGCACGAGGTGGACGAAGGGGAAGAGGTTATGGCCGTAGTCATGGAAGGATGGGAAGCTATGCCAGGGACGATAGCTACCAGAGGGAGTGA